In Aspergillus fumigatus Af293 chromosome 2, whole genome shotgun sequence, a genomic segment contains:
- the hat1 gene encoding histone acetyltransferase catalytic subunit HAT1, whose protein sequence is MALILERLYLLSSPRNAIIRNTRSEAGRELIFSFGLPSLSLPSCIASQYGKRRRLYFTTQLHVNSFLHWTCDANDAVNITLVQPDEQKLKTVSSFHPQFTYPIFGDDERIFGYKGLIIRLRFAAHDLRPQLHISYDEKFKPVEDIAAVDIPKTLKPWIPEDAFVTLPDYEKAVLEDKAAKDFKPPGKLVHCYVSRNRNFEIWAGSLADPEVRRLLDRAQIFVSLFIEAGTPLATDDPEWTLQRWTVYFVYEIVKPPTPTASKYSIVGYATTYRWWHYRRDRTQVPVVKNDPFPSGPEIHPSQLPSRLRIAQFLILPPHQNSGHGRHLYTAIHSACVQDPSVVELTVEDPNEAFDVLRDSADYHILRPEFIKHEVNINPDPYEAHSRNQRPRRVPTAALIPVKLLHDIRTSYKIDSTQFAHILEMFLLSQIPLKNRHAGGANMSRLLIKKHRAEDPNERRYYWWRMLTKQRLYKRSKDILIQLDLDERIQKLEETVSNVEEGYEVLLKEFSEREEKLKARGVVESPAATVSDDASAGPSGTSRDQRVKRKFTVEDDEDKVEEEDTAKRTKV, encoded by the exons ATGGCGCTAATCCTGGAAAGGTTATACCTGCTGAGCTCTCCGCGCAACGCGATCATCCGCAACACGCGTTCAGAAGCAGGACGAGAGCTTATCTTCAGCTTTGGTCTTCCGTCACTTTCCCTACCATCCTGCATAGCGTCTCAGTATGGAAAACGAAGGCGACTGTATTTTACCACCCAACTCCACGTCAACTCTTTCCTTCACT GGACGTGCGATGCGAACGACGCCGTCAATATTACCTTAGTCCAACCAGACGAACAGAAGCTGAAGACCGTCTCTAGCTTTCATCCTCAATTTACATACCCCATCTTCGGCGATGATGAGCGCATCTTCGGTTACAAGGGCTTGATTATCCGTCTGCGGTTCGCGGCGCATGACCTCCGCCCTCAGCTTCACATCTCGTACGACGAGAAATTCAAGCCTGTTGAGGATATTGCGGCAGTGGATATCCCTAAGACATTAAAACCTTGGATTCCAGAAG ATGCCTTTGTTACCCTCCCCGATTATGAAAAGGCCGTGCTAGAGGATAAGGCTGCCAAAGATTTCAAACCCCCGGGCAAGTTGGTGCACTGCTATGTTTCTCGGAATAGAAACTTTGAGATCTGGGCCGGCTCGCTGGCTGACCCTGAAGTTCGACGGTTGCTCGATCGCGCTCAAATCTTCGTGTCGCTCTTCATCGAGGCAGGCACCCCTCTTGCCACGGATGATCCCGAGTGGACGCTGCAGAGATGGACTGTCTACTTTGT ATATGAGATAGTGAAACCTCCAACTCCCACTGCTTCCAAATACTCCATCGTCGGATATGCGACAACATATCGCTGGTGGCATTACCGCAGGGACAGGACACAGGTCCCCGTTGTCAAGAACGATCCATTTCCCTCTGGACCGGAAATTCATCCTTCACAGCTCCCATCGCGATTGCGTATCGCCCAATTCCTTatcctccctcctcatcagaaCTCAGGACATGGCAGACACTTGTATACCGCCATCCATTCGGCGTGTGTACAAGACCCCAGTGTTGTTGAATTGACCGTCGAAGATCCGAACGAAGCTTTTGATGTTCTCCGGGACTCTGCGGACTACCATATACTGCGCCCTGAATTCATCAAGCATGAGGTGAACATCAACCCCGACCCGTACGAAGCGCACTCAAGAAACCAACGACCACGGCGTGTTCCTACGGCTGCCCTCATTCCAGTCAAACTCCTCCATGACATTCGTACCTCATACAAGATTGATTCTACACAGTTTGCTCACATTCTCGAAATGTTCCTGTTGAGTCAAATCCCTCTCAAGAATAGACATGCTGGCGGAGCAAACATGTCGCGGCTCCTGATTAAGAAGCACAGGGCGGAGGATCCCAACGAGCGGCGCTACTATTGGTGGCGCATGCTCACCAAGCAACGCCTGTACAAACGATCCAAGGACATCCTGATCCAGCTGGATCTCGATGAGCGCATCCAGAAACTCGAAGAGACCGTGTCAAATGTCGAAGAAGGCTACGAAGTTCTTCTGAAAGAATTCAGTGAGCGTGAAGAGAAACTCAAGGCCAGAGGAGTGGTTGAGTCGCCAGCTGCCACAGTCTCAGATGATGCGAGTGCTGGGCCCAGCGGTACTAGCAGAGATCAACGGGTCAAGCGAAAGTTCACAGTagaggacgatgaggacaaggtcgaagaggaagatactGCCAAGCGAACAAAAGTGTAG